A stretch of the Argentina anserina chromosome 6, drPotAnse1.1, whole genome shotgun sequence genome encodes the following:
- the LOC126797178 gene encoding uncharacterized protein LOC126797178 produces MQSRVASPRSKTPIGRHSDTVNCRAPVQLKLIRESIALGTDLTRLISGNPKFLTLSLENNLRPCYDIIKALPIPDTMAGLVLSKLFQGFTVSPQVLSNIAPNIAFLKAVQVPETSVNLCLSINLYAVSRETDKFKENVENVISMGIRPSAPTFMKALYVMSVLDELKWVQRVEIYKTAFNWTEDEFFLAFRRYPMFMSLSEKNVFNKMDFLVNSMCWKSGSVAGYPHVLTYSLEKWIIPRYLVLRVLLLKGLMTKEVFSLPGTLSSSKIFFLEKFVIKYQKQVPELLDIFQGKMSLADLGLETGGAT; encoded by the exons ATGCAGTCGAGAGTGGCGAGTCCTCGAAGCAAAACCCCGATTGGGAGACACTCAGACACCGTCAACTGTAGAGCACCGGTTCAATTGAAGCTGATCAGAGAAAGCATTGCTCTTG GCACTGACCTTACTCGCCTCATTTCTGGCAATCCAAagttcttaacacttagcttAGAGAATAATCTCAGACCCTGTTATGATATCATCAAAGCTTTACCTATCCCGGACACAATGGCGGGTCTTGTTCTGTCGAAATTGTTTCAGGGGTTCACTGTCAGCCCGCAGGTACTAAGCAACATTGCTCCCAATATTGCATTTCTTAAGGCAGTTCAAGTCCCCGAAACCTCGGTCAATTTGTGTCTGAGCATTAACCTGTATGCAGTGTCAAGGGAAACCGACAAGTTTAAGGAGAACGTCGAGAATGTTATCAGTATGGGAATAAGGCCCTCTGCTCCAACCTTTATGAAGGCCTTGTATGTGATGTCTGTGTTGGATGAGCTGAAATGGGTACAAAGGGTGGAAATTTATAAGACGGCATTCAATTGGACTGAAGATGAGTTCTTCTTGGCATTTAGAAGATATCCCATGTTTATGAGTTTGTCAGAGAAGAACGTTTTTAATAAAATGGATTTTCTTGTCAACAGCATGTGTTGGAAGTCTGGATCTGTAGCTGGATATCCACATGTTCTAACTTATAGTTTGGAGAAGTGGATTATACCTAGGTATTTGGTTCTTAGAGTGCTTCTGTTGAAGGGCTTAATGACAAAGGAAGTGTTTTCTTTGCCTGGCACACTGAGTTCCAGTAAGATTTTCTTCTTGGAAAAGTTTGTGATCAAATATCAAAAGCAAGTACCTGAGTTGTTGGATATCTTTCAAGGGAAAATGAGTCTTGCGGACTTGGGGTTGGAAACAGGTGGAGCAACATAA